The following are encoded together in the Pseudodesulfovibrio indicus genome:
- a CDS encoding bifunctional enoyl-CoA hydratase/phosphate acetyltransferase: MADFKPIASLHELVEAALDHDGPMPKVAIARSAEGFVLRAGLDAHARGVAEPILIGDMDETRRIADERGLDISPFRQIHVTDDAGAVFEAVRLFREGEAQLIMKGLVSTATLLKAVLNKETGVPHPSRILSHVSVFESPVDKRLMLMTDPGVNIAPTLQRKVDILKNALDVARTLGLREPRCAILAATEKINYPAMPATLDGDILTKMARQGEFGDARVLGPLSLDLAVSREVAATKRFDSPVAGNADILVTPDIEAGNVLYKALSTLCGCTMAAVVVGSRVPVVVPSRGDSDASKFHSIALASVLARRNA; encoded by the coding sequence GTGGCCGATTTCAAACCCATAGCCAGCCTGCACGAGCTGGTGGAGGCCGCCCTGGACCACGACGGCCCCATGCCCAAGGTGGCCATCGCCCGGTCCGCCGAGGGGTTCGTGCTCCGGGCCGGGCTGGACGCCCATGCGCGCGGCGTGGCCGAGCCGATCCTCATCGGCGACATGGACGAGACCCGGCGCATCGCGGACGAGCGCGGGCTGGACATCTCCCCGTTCCGGCAGATCCACGTCACCGACGACGCCGGGGCCGTGTTCGAGGCGGTCCGGCTGTTTCGCGAAGGCGAGGCCCAGCTGATCATGAAGGGGCTGGTCTCCACGGCCACCCTGCTCAAGGCGGTGCTCAACAAGGAGACCGGCGTGCCGCACCCCTCGCGCATCCTGAGCCACGTCTCGGTCTTCGAATCGCCCGTGGACAAGCGGCTGATGCTCATGACCGACCCCGGGGTGAACATCGCCCCCACCCTGCAACGCAAGGTGGACATCCTCAAGAACGCTCTGGACGTGGCCCGGACGCTGGGCCTGCGCGAACCGCGTTGCGCCATCCTGGCGGCAACGGAGAAAATCAATTATCCCGCCATGCCCGCCACTCTGGATGGGGATATCCTGACCAAGATGGCCCGCCAGGGCGAGTTCGGCGACGCCCGGGTGCTCGGCCCCCTGTCCCTGGACCTGGCCGTGTCCCGCGAGGTGGCGGCCACCAAGCGGTTCGACAGCCCGGTGGCCGGCAACGCGGACATCCTGGTGACCCCGGACATCGAGGCGGGCAACGTGCTCTACAAGGCGCTGTCCACCCTGTGCGGCTGCACCATGGCCGCCGTGGTGGTGGGCAGCCGGGTGCCGGTGGTGGTCCCGTCGCGCGGCGATTCGGATGCGTCCAAGTTCCACTCCATCGCCCTGGCCTCGGTCCTGGCCCGGAGGAATGCATGA
- the buk gene encoding butyrate kinase, with protein sequence MSILVINPGSTSTKLALFENSLPVGEPLALAEVQHLREELAPFERVADQFDLRLRDVTAFLDREGVDTGDIEALSVRGGLLRALPGGVYEVSDEMVHDLANATYGEHACNLGGMLGLALSRKWGAPAFVVDPVVTDELMDEARLTGMPGLNRRSLFHALNQRGTARLVARRLGIEYEDANFIVCHIGGGISIGAHRHGRVVDVINALDGEGPFSPERTGSLPLVPVLDMIARGERTPAELKETILRHGGLIAHLGTNDLREVLARVEDGDERAELVYRSMGYNIARCIASMGPALAGDQGGLDLAAVVLTGGLARSRTLVDDLTRRLSWLAPIEVIPGEAEMAALAGGAIRVLSGRLPLQAYVID encoded by the coding sequence ATGAGCATCCTGGTCATCAACCCCGGTTCCACCTCCACCAAGCTGGCATTATTCGAGAATTCCCTGCCCGTGGGCGAGCCTTTGGCCCTGGCCGAGGTCCAGCACCTGCGCGAGGAGCTGGCCCCGTTCGAGCGGGTGGCGGACCAGTTCGACCTGCGTTTGCGCGACGTGACCGCCTTCCTCGACCGCGAGGGGGTGGACACCGGCGACATCGAGGCCTTGTCCGTGCGCGGTGGCCTGCTGCGCGCCCTGCCGGGCGGTGTTTACGAAGTGTCCGACGAAATGGTCCACGACCTGGCGAACGCAACGTATGGCGAGCACGCCTGCAACCTCGGCGGGATGCTCGGCCTGGCCCTGTCCCGCAAGTGGGGAGCGCCCGCCTTCGTGGTGGACCCGGTGGTCACGGACGAGCTCATGGACGAGGCGCGGCTGACCGGCATGCCGGGGCTGAACCGGCGCAGCCTGTTCCACGCCCTGAACCAGCGGGGTACGGCACGGCTGGTTGCACGCAGGCTCGGTATCGAGTACGAGGACGCGAACTTCATCGTCTGTCACATTGGGGGCGGCATCTCCATCGGCGCGCACCGACACGGCCGGGTGGTGGATGTGATCAACGCCCTGGACGGCGAGGGTCCGTTCTCGCCGGAGCGGACCGGCTCCCTGCCCCTGGTGCCGGTCCTGGACATGATCGCGCGCGGCGAGCGCACCCCGGCGGAGCTCAAGGAGACCATCCTGCGTCACGGCGGGCTGATCGCCCATCTGGGAACCAACGACCTGCGCGAGGTCCTGGCCCGGGTGGAGGACGGCGACGAACGGGCGGAGCTGGTCTACCGCAGCATGGGCTACAACATCGCCCGGTGCATCGCGTCCATGGGACCCGCCCTGGCGGGCGACCAAGGCGGGCTCGACCTGGCCGCCGTGGTCCTGACGGGCGGCCTGGCGCGCAGCCGGACCCTGGTGGACGACCTGACCCGCCGCCTGTCCTGGCTCGCGCCCATCGAGGTCATCCCCGGCGAGGCCGAAATGGCCGCCCTGGCCGGCGGGGCGATTCGTGTCCTGTCCGGGAGGCTCCCTCTTCAGGCCTACGTTATTGACTAG
- a CDS encoding HDOD domain-containing protein, which yields MGIKGFDELKAGMVLASDLVSKDGRLLFKGGTELEERHLALLKRVGVNQADVEAGLDELSEDTLREIEEYVREFFLYANPDSAPVIEMYRIALELTARAVAGGWELPDLDRRRATSVEHLEDIFIRGMGSPGTIVKHETELASFPDIFFRIKEVLEDGAASADRIAKVVSTDMSLSAKLIKLVNSPLYGFPQTIDSITRAVALVGGKELSTLALGISAINYFKDIPPELVDMQSFWRHSITCGIFAKMLAATQTGLSPERFFIGGLLHDVGRLILFKKLPYASTEAMLFARENCIPLVEAEMSVMEFCHTDISKPLLTAWKFPEGLSNMINYHHNPMEFPNPLEPAVIHVADNLTNAVEIAKGGMYVMPGLDENAWNLLGLDPESALENIVNKYAEQIDIVMGAFF from the coding sequence TTGGGTATCAAGGGCTTTGATGAGCTGAAGGCGGGCATGGTCCTGGCCTCGGATCTGGTCTCCAAGGACGGCAGGCTGCTCTTCAAGGGCGGCACCGAACTCGAAGAGCGTCATTTGGCCTTGCTCAAACGCGTGGGCGTGAACCAGGCCGACGTGGAAGCGGGCCTCGACGAGTTGAGCGAGGACACCCTGCGCGAAATCGAGGAATACGTCCGGGAATTCTTCCTCTACGCCAACCCGGACTCCGCGCCGGTCATCGAAATGTACCGCATCGCCCTGGAACTCACCGCCCGCGCCGTGGCCGGGGGGTGGGAACTGCCCGACCTCGACCGGCGCCGCGCCACCAGCGTCGAACACCTCGAAGACATCTTCATCCGGGGCATGGGCTCGCCCGGAACCATCGTCAAGCACGAGACCGAACTGGCCAGCTTCCCGGACATCTTCTTCCGCATCAAGGAGGTCCTCGAAGACGGGGCCGCCTCCGCCGACCGCATCGCCAAGGTCGTCAGCACCGACATGAGCCTGTCCGCCAAGCTCATCAAGCTCGTCAACAGCCCGCTCTACGGCTTCCCCCAGACCATCGACTCCATCACCCGCGCCGTGGCCCTGGTGGGCGGCAAGGAGCTCTCCACCCTCGCCCTGGGCATCTCCGCCATCAACTACTTCAAGGACATCCCGCCCGAACTCGTGGACATGCAGAGCTTCTGGCGGCACTCCATCACCTGCGGCATCTTCGCCAAGATGCTCGCCGCCACACAGACCGGACTGTCCCCTGAACGGTTCTTCATCGGCGGCCTGCTCCACGACGTCGGCAGGCTCATCCTGTTCAAGAAACTGCCCTACGCCTCCACCGAGGCCATGCTCTTCGCCCGCGAAAACTGCATCCCCCTGGTCGAGGCCGAAATGTCCGTCATGGAATTTTGCCATACCGACATCAGCAAGCCGCTGCTCACCGCCTGGAAGTTCCCCGAAGGGCTCTCCAACATGATCAACTACCACCACAACCCCATGGAGTTCCCCAACCCCCTGGAGCCGGCCGTCATCCACGTGGCGGACAACTTGACCAACGCCGTGGAGATCGCCAAAGGCGGCATGTACGTCATGCCCGGGCTCGACGAGAACGCCTGGAACCTCCTCGGTCTCGACCCCGAATCCGCCCTGGAAAATATCGTCAACAAGTACGCCGAACAGATCGATATCGTCATGGGGGCGTTCTTCTAG
- a CDS encoding CheR family methyltransferase, whose amino-acid sequence MGSLFSKSSTLRKSVRITDEEFVELRDFIYEKSGIFVDVKRKYLFENRFSKRLGELGLTSFSDYVKYLKLDRQNQELKQLFELVTTNETSFCRDMKQLSAFQEVILKEKLEEQRRAGRYELNIWSAGCSSGEEPYTLAILLLETLKMEYARWRINITAVDLSEEMINRARSGVYGEYAFKTTPEEIRSRYFKPVPAGWEIDPRLKRLVNFTQMNLNDPLALKRVPRSHIVFCRNVIIYFDDAMKRKVVQAFYDNLLPGGYLLVGHSESLHKVSQTFKPVHHAGAIAYKKEE is encoded by the coding sequence ATGGGTTCTTTGTTTTCCAAATCCTCGACGTTGCGGAAAAGCGTTCGGATCACGGATGAAGAGTTTGTCGAGCTGCGCGACTTCATCTATGAAAAGAGCGGCATTTTCGTTGACGTCAAGCGTAAGTACCTGTTCGAGAACCGGTTCTCCAAACGGCTTGGAGAGCTGGGGCTGACCAGCTTTTCCGACTACGTCAAGTATCTCAAGCTCGACCGCCAGAACCAGGAACTCAAGCAGCTCTTCGAACTGGTCACCACCAACGAGACCAGTTTCTGCCGGGACATGAAGCAGCTCTCCGCCTTCCAGGAGGTCATCCTCAAGGAAAAGCTGGAAGAGCAGCGCAGGGCCGGACGGTATGAACTGAACATCTGGTCCGCGGGGTGCTCTTCCGGCGAGGAGCCCTATACCCTGGCCATCCTCCTGCTGGAGACCCTCAAGATGGAATACGCCCGGTGGCGGATCAACATCACCGCCGTGGACCTCTCCGAGGAGATGATCAACCGCGCCCGAAGCGGCGTCTACGGCGAATACGCCTTCAAGACCACCCCGGAAGAGATCCGGTCACGGTACTTCAAGCCGGTCCCGGCGGGCTGGGAGATCGACCCCCGGCTCAAGCGGCTGGTCAACTTCACCCAGATGAATCTCAACGACCCCCTGGCCCTGAAACGGGTGCCGAGGTCGCACATCGTCTTCTGCCGAAACGTGATCATCTATTTCGACGATGCCATGAAGCGCAAGGTGGTGCAGGCGTTCTACGACAACCTGCTCCCCGGCGGCTACCTGCTCGTGGGCCATTCGGAGTCCCTGCACAAGGTTTCCCAGACGTTCAAGCCGGTTCACCACGCAGGCGCCATCGCATACAAGAAGGAAGAGTAG
- the ilvN gene encoding acetolactate synthase small subunit — protein sequence MKRTLSALCRNEPGVLAMMAMECGKYDANILSLAAGETENPEVSRIVLCVDGDDGAIDEIGRYLASLDAVIQLDDLSRKDFVDRELVMIKVATDPARTGQLMQIFEVFRANVVGMGQETVTVELSGDQERVDGLIKMLIPYGIKSMCRSGMIALKRGDE from the coding sequence TTGAAACGCACACTGTCCGCCCTTTGCAGGAACGAGCCGGGCGTCCTGGCCATGATGGCCATGGAATGCGGCAAATATGACGCCAACATCCTTTCCCTGGCCGCCGGGGAGACGGAGAACCCCGAGGTTTCGCGCATCGTGCTCTGCGTGGACGGCGACGACGGGGCCATCGACGAGATCGGGCGCTACCTGGCGTCCCTGGACGCGGTCATCCAGCTCGACGACCTGTCGCGCAAGGATTTCGTGGACCGCGAGCTGGTCATGATCAAGGTGGCCACGGACCCGGCCCGGACCGGCCAGTTGATGCAGATCTTCGAGGTTTTCCGGGCCAACGTGGTGGGCATGGGCCAGGAGACCGTCACCGTGGAGCTGTCCGGCGACCAGGAGCGCGTGGACGGGCTGATCAAGATGCTCATCCCCTACGGCATCAAGTCCATGTGCCGGTCCGGGATGATCGCTCTCAAGCGCGGGGACGAATAG